Proteins found in one Bacillus subtilis subsp. subtilis str. 168 genomic segment:
- the yybS gene encoding putative integral inner membrane protein (Evidence 3: Putative function from multiple computational evidences; PubMedId: 15849754, 16850406, 22956758; Product type m: membrane component), translated as MKQTRALMEGAILISLFAIITLLVVYVPVIGTILLFALPLPMILYTIRHGLKLGIWMGAVSLPVVFIVGSFNGLIVAFMSACAGIAMGHFFKRKEPGHAIISGALIYMLSIVFYFVISIQFLGINIIDEAMTQYRQSLDIVETVAKQSGNAGQFEKQLKLMEEQLGIVQYLFPTAIVMVGVIFSFLSYLIAKPLLRRFSPDIPNLKPFRELKFPQSVVVLYLIIVMLSFLPLEKGQMLYSIALNGEFILGFLIFIQGLSFIFFYCHKKQYPKAAAVIAVILGFVHPVFMAAIRILGVLDMGFHIRNKVK; from the coding sequence GTGAAACAAACGAGAGCTTTAATGGAAGGTGCTATTTTAATCAGTCTGTTTGCGATCATTACGCTTCTGGTCGTTTATGTTCCTGTGATTGGAACAATTCTGTTATTTGCACTGCCGCTGCCAATGATCTTGTATACGATCAGACATGGATTGAAGCTAGGGATATGGATGGGCGCTGTCAGTCTTCCGGTTGTTTTTATTGTCGGGTCCTTTAACGGGCTTATTGTAGCTTTTATGTCAGCTTGCGCCGGCATTGCCATGGGACATTTTTTCAAAAGGAAAGAGCCCGGGCACGCCATTATTTCGGGCGCTCTTATTTATATGCTTAGTATTGTCTTCTATTTTGTGATAAGCATTCAGTTTTTGGGTATCAATATCATTGATGAGGCAATGACACAATACCGGCAATCTCTTGATATTGTAGAAACTGTAGCGAAGCAGTCGGGCAATGCTGGGCAGTTTGAGAAGCAATTAAAACTGATGGAAGAACAATTGGGTATCGTTCAATATCTTTTTCCAACAGCTATTGTGATGGTAGGAGTTATTTTTTCTTTCCTCAGTTACCTTATCGCTAAGCCGCTCTTAAGGCGATTCTCCCCCGATATTCCTAATCTAAAGCCTTTTAGAGAGTTGAAGTTTCCGCAAAGTGTTGTAGTACTGTATTTGATTATTGTCATGCTTTCATTTTTGCCTTTAGAAAAAGGCCAAATGCTGTACTCTATCGCTTTAAATGGGGAGTTTATACTCGGGTTTCTGATTTTCATCCAAGGTTTATCATTTATCTTTTTCTATTGCCATAAGAAACAATATCCAAAGGCTGCGGCTGTGATTGCTGTCATACTTGGGTTTGTGCATCCGGTCTTCATGGCGGCCATTCGCATTTTAGGCGTTTTAGATATGGGCTTTCATATAAGGAATAAGGTGAAGTGA
- the yycA gene encoding putative glycosyl transferase (Evidence 3: Putative function from multiple computational evidences; PubMedId: 15849754, 16850406, 20512483; Product type e: enzyme) encodes MKTKRFDAALILILLAAAFLNTYHIWQDDTANQYYLAAVKSMTQSFHNFFYASFDPSGFVTVDKPPVVLWIQTIFALIFGVHTWSVIIPQALAGVGSVFLLYRMVKPTFGVGAARIAALVMALTPIAVAVSRTNNIDSMLVFTLLLGSTCLLRAVKQGKLVWLLTAFALIGLAFNMKMMQAFMVLPAFVLFYLIASRVSLKKKIGSLLLSLVLLTGLSLSWAIAVDSASSSSRPYVGSSQTNSVLELAFGYNGTERLFGQTTGLAKGDMNAAGGGNMQNQDNMQAPNGNGSSFSQNGNQSFGNHSQAPQPPNGQTGALNGGGGTPPTGGNGPGNGGPGGGGGKSVNMFGTGDPGPLRLFQSALSGQISWMLPFSLIGLLGAIISWYRDRRGHAAKMKETLFWAAWLVPVAGFFSIAGFFHQYYLIMLAPPIAALSGIGWYTMHRLYKNNKDWSSYLLPAAVLITAVFQVYILSAYTSQIGSVWMYVLGLLGLGITLALLMLKRSHPFSKLLTIISLCVLLLTPVYWSATPLLYGGNSVLPESGPQLKGSANGGNMFSSEVDSGLLSYLRKHNTGEEYLFATLTTVTAAPYIIYENESVMAMGGFNGTDPILTVSELKKLIKEGKVKYFLLSENNSGNSELVSWIKKNGKEITSDEYSGSSSSTNSVQGMRRGPGGESQQTLYLVE; translated from the coding sequence ATGAAAACCAAACGATTCGACGCAGCCCTTATTCTTATTTTGCTAGCAGCAGCTTTTTTGAATACGTATCACATTTGGCAGGATGATACAGCAAACCAGTACTATTTGGCGGCTGTAAAAAGCATGACGCAAAGCTTCCATAACTTTTTTTATGCGTCATTTGACCCTTCTGGATTTGTGACAGTAGATAAGCCTCCTGTCGTGTTATGGATTCAAACGATTTTCGCACTGATTTTCGGTGTTCACACGTGGAGTGTCATCATTCCCCAGGCTCTTGCCGGAGTTGGATCTGTCTTCCTTCTCTACAGAATGGTTAAGCCGACTTTTGGAGTTGGAGCGGCCCGCATTGCCGCACTTGTCATGGCACTGACCCCTATCGCAGTAGCTGTCAGCCGGACAAACAATATCGACAGCATGCTTGTTTTTACCTTATTGCTCGGTTCAACTTGTCTGCTTAGGGCAGTAAAACAAGGCAAGCTGGTTTGGCTGCTGACGGCATTTGCCCTGATTGGGCTCGCCTTTAATATGAAGATGATGCAAGCGTTTATGGTATTGCCTGCATTTGTGTTATTCTACCTGATTGCATCTCGGGTTTCTCTGAAGAAAAAAATCGGGTCCCTGCTTCTGTCTCTTGTCCTTCTGACAGGCCTTTCACTCTCATGGGCGATTGCAGTGGATTCAGCCTCTTCCTCAAGCCGGCCTTATGTAGGAAGCAGCCAGACTAACTCAGTGCTAGAACTGGCCTTTGGCTACAACGGCACAGAGCGTCTGTTTGGGCAAACTACGGGCCTTGCAAAGGGTGATATGAATGCTGCTGGCGGAGGGAACATGCAGAATCAAGACAACATGCAAGCGCCAAATGGCAACGGTTCATCTTTTTCTCAGAACGGTAATCAATCATTCGGAAACCATTCACAGGCGCCTCAGCCGCCTAACGGACAAACCGGCGCTCTCAATGGAGGCGGAGGCACACCTCCCACAGGTGGCAACGGACCTGGAAATGGAGGGCCTGGCGGCGGAGGCGGAAAAAGCGTGAATATGTTCGGCACCGGTGATCCTGGACCGCTTCGTCTCTTCCAATCAGCACTTTCCGGCCAAATCAGCTGGATGCTTCCATTCTCATTGATCGGATTACTGGGCGCAATCATCAGCTGGTACCGTGATCGCCGCGGACATGCTGCTAAAATGAAAGAAACGCTATTCTGGGCGGCTTGGCTTGTTCCCGTGGCTGGTTTCTTCAGCATCGCAGGATTCTTCCACCAGTATTATTTGATTATGCTGGCACCGCCGATTGCCGCCCTTTCTGGTATCGGATGGTATACGATGCACCGCTTATACAAAAATAATAAAGACTGGTCCAGCTATCTTCTGCCGGCAGCCGTCTTGATCACAGCCGTGTTTCAGGTGTATATTCTGAGCGCTTATACAAGCCAAATCGGCAGTGTATGGATGTATGTCCTGGGGCTCTTAGGACTGGGCATCACCCTTGCACTTCTGATGCTTAAACGCAGCCATCCGTTCAGTAAGCTGCTGACCATCATCAGCTTGTGCGTTCTGCTTCTCACACCAGTTTACTGGTCAGCAACGCCGCTTCTATACGGTGGCAACAGCGTCCTTCCTGAATCCGGCCCGCAGCTCAAAGGCTCAGCAAACGGCGGGAACATGTTCTCTTCAGAGGTCGACAGCGGGCTCCTGTCCTATCTGAGAAAACACAATACCGGCGAAGAGTATTTATTTGCTACTTTGACAACCGTAACAGCTGCGCCATACATCATTTACGAAAATGAATCTGTTATGGCAATGGGCGGGTTTAACGGCACGGATCCCATTCTGACTGTGTCGGAACTGAAAAAACTGATCAAAGAAGGCAAAGTGAAATACTTCCTTCTGTCAGAAAACAACTCAGGCAACAGCGAACTTGTTTCCTGGATTAAGAAAAACGGAAAAGAAATAACATCTGACGAGTACAGCGGTTCCTCCAGCAGCACAAACAGCGTGCAGGGAATGCGAAGAGGACCTGGCGGAGAAAGCCAGCAAACTCTTTATCTCGTGGAATAA
- the gdpP gene encoding phosphodiesterase acting on cyclic dinucleotides (Evidence 1a: Function from experimental evidences in the studied strain; PubMedId: 19901023, 19553197, 21257773, 21566650, 24465894, 24680501, 25616256, 26240071, 27150552, 28069645; Product type e: enzyme) gives MPSFYEKPLFRYPIYALIALSIITILISFYFNWILGTVEVLLLAVILFFIKRADSLIRQEIDAYISTLSYRLKKVGEEALMEMPIGIMLFNDQYYIEWANPFLSSCFNESTLVGRSLYDTCESVVPLIKQEVESETVTLNDRKFRVVIKRDERLLYFFDVTEQIQIEKLYENERTVLAYIFLDNYDDVTQGLDDQTRSTMNSQVTSLLNAWAQEYGIFLKRTSSERFIAVLNEHILTELENSKFSILDEVREKTSFDGVALTLSVGVGASVSSLKELGDLAQSSLDLALGRGGDQVAIKLPNGKVKFYGGKTNPMEKRTRVRARVISHALKEIVTESSNVIIMGHKFPDMDSIGAAIGILKVAQANNKDGFIVIDPNQIGSSVQRLIGEIKKYEELWSRFITPEEAMEISNDDTLLVIVDTHKPSLVMEERLVNKIEHIVVIDHHRRGEEFIRDPLLVYMEPYASSTAELVTELLEYQPKRLKINMIEATALLAGIIVDTKSFSLRTGSRTFDAASYLRAKGADTVLVQKFLKETVDSYIKRAKLIQHTVLYKDNIAIASLPENEEEYFDQVLIAQAADSLLSMSEVEASFAVARRDEQTVCISARSLGEVNVQIIMEALEGGGHLTNAATQLSGISVSEALERLKHAIDEYFEGGVQR, from the coding sequence ATGCCAAGCTTTTATGAAAAACCGCTGTTTCGGTATCCCATCTATGCATTGATTGCTCTGTCAATTATTACAATCCTCATCAGCTTTTATTTTAACTGGATATTAGGAACCGTCGAAGTGCTGCTGCTGGCAGTTATTTTGTTTTTTATTAAGCGTGCTGATTCTCTTATTCGACAAGAGATTGATGCTTATATTTCTACGTTGTCCTACAGGTTGAAAAAAGTCGGTGAAGAGGCATTGATGGAAATGCCGATTGGAATCATGCTTTTTAATGACCAATATTATATAGAATGGGCAAATCCGTTTCTTTCCTCTTGTTTTAATGAAAGCACTTTAGTGGGGAGATCACTTTACGATACTTGTGAATCGGTAGTGCCGCTTATCAAACAAGAGGTGGAATCGGAAACGGTTACATTGAATGACCGCAAGTTTAGGGTTGTCATCAAACGGGATGAGCGTCTCTTATATTTCTTTGATGTAACAGAACAAATCCAGATTGAAAAGCTATATGAAAACGAAAGAACCGTCCTGGCATATATTTTCCTTGATAACTATGATGATGTGACACAAGGATTGGATGACCAGACGAGAAGCACGATGAACAGCCAGGTGACATCTTTGCTGAACGCTTGGGCGCAGGAGTACGGGATCTTCTTGAAAAGGACGTCTTCAGAACGCTTTATTGCTGTACTTAATGAACATATCTTAACTGAACTCGAAAATTCGAAGTTTTCGATTCTTGATGAAGTGCGGGAAAAAACCTCGTTTGACGGTGTAGCGCTGACGTTAAGCGTCGGTGTCGGGGCTTCAGTCTCTTCCCTGAAAGAACTTGGCGATTTGGCGCAATCCAGCTTGGACTTAGCACTGGGACGCGGCGGAGACCAGGTAGCCATTAAGCTGCCAAACGGCAAGGTGAAGTTTTACGGCGGTAAAACAAACCCAATGGAGAAACGAACAAGGGTGCGGGCCCGCGTGATTTCTCACGCCTTAAAGGAAATCGTCACCGAAAGCAGCAATGTGATTATCATGGGGCATAAATTCCCCGACATGGATTCTATCGGCGCAGCGATCGGGATTTTAAAGGTGGCTCAGGCAAATAACAAAGATGGTTTTATCGTGATTGACCCAAACCAAATCGGATCAAGTGTGCAGCGTTTGATTGGGGAAATCAAAAAATATGAAGAACTGTGGTCAAGATTTATTACGCCTGAAGAAGCAATGGAGATTTCCAATGATGACACACTGCTTGTGATCGTTGATACACATAAGCCGTCACTCGTCATGGAGGAACGGCTGGTCAATAAAATTGAACATATCGTGGTCATCGACCATCACCGAAGAGGTGAGGAGTTTATCAGAGATCCGCTGCTCGTTTATATGGAACCATACGCTTCTTCCACAGCGGAATTGGTGACAGAGCTGCTTGAATATCAGCCGAAGCGCTTAAAAATCAATATGATTGAAGCAACAGCCCTATTAGCTGGTATAATAGTGGATACAAAGAGCTTTTCTCTCCGCACGGGCTCGCGGACTTTCGATGCGGCTTCTTATTTAAGGGCAAAAGGCGCCGACACGGTGCTGGTGCAGAAGTTTCTGAAAGAAACCGTTGATTCCTATATTAAACGGGCGAAGCTGATCCAGCATACGGTCCTCTATAAAGATAACATTGCGATTGCTTCTCTTCCTGAAAATGAAGAGGAATACTTCGATCAAGTGCTGATTGCGCAGGCTGCCGATTCGCTGCTATCGATGAGTGAGGTTGAGGCTTCATTTGCGGTGGCGAGACGGGATGAACAAACGGTTTGTATCAGTGCTCGGTCGCTTGGCGAGGTAAATGTTCAGATCATCATGGAGGCCCTGGAAGGCGGAGGGCATTTAACAAATGCGGCGACTCAGTTGTCCGGCATTTCAGTTTCTGAAGCGCTGGAACGGCTGAAGCACGCCATAGATGAGTATTTTGAGGGAGGCGTACAGAGATGA
- the yycB gene encoding putative anion ABC transporter (permease) (Evidence 3: Putative function from multiple computational evidences; PubMedId: 15849754, 16850406, 25790494; Product type t: transporter), whose translation MPHPHNKKIQSFWLITGIIFIAFNLRPAITSVGPVISSIRAELHMSNGAAGFLTALPLLSFAVLSPLAPKLGQRLGNERTLWLGLVILLIGVLTRSTGYTAALFFGTALIGVGIAIGNVLLPSLIKHKYPEKPGIMISLYTTSMNIFAALASGVSVPLATQMNGGWKQAFLLWGGLALLALLIWIPQLRHRDTANQTMKLQSSSIWASKMAWYVTIFMGLQSFLFYSSIAWFPEILRSHGIDTATAGWMVSLMQFASLPSTFLTPVLADRVKQQRGIVAALASVYLIGLCGLLAGGSHTLLAIWMIIIGIGQGSSISLALTLIGLRSENAQQAAALSGMSQSFGYLLAAVGPIFVGYLFDQTHSWTMPIVLLIAALIVMGAAGQGAGRDRYIFQSEKQRNSA comes from the coding sequence TTGCCACATCCACATAATAAAAAAATCCAATCATTTTGGCTGATCACCGGCATTATCTTTATCGCCTTTAACTTACGGCCCGCGATCACTTCAGTCGGTCCGGTCATCAGCTCTATCCGGGCAGAGCTGCACATGTCCAATGGGGCAGCCGGTTTTTTGACCGCACTGCCGCTGCTTTCGTTTGCAGTTCTTTCTCCGCTTGCACCTAAGCTTGGACAGCGCCTCGGTAATGAGCGAACTTTATGGCTAGGTCTCGTGATACTGCTGATCGGTGTTCTGACTCGTTCTACCGGCTATACTGCCGCTTTGTTTTTCGGAACAGCACTTATCGGCGTCGGGATTGCGATTGGTAACGTACTTTTGCCAAGCTTAATCAAACATAAATACCCTGAAAAGCCAGGGATCATGATCAGCCTGTATACGACATCAATGAATATATTCGCAGCTTTAGCATCGGGTGTCAGCGTTCCTTTAGCGACCCAGATGAATGGCGGATGGAAACAAGCCTTTCTCTTATGGGGCGGGCTGGCTTTACTTGCATTGCTAATCTGGATACCTCAGCTGCGCCATCGAGATACGGCAAACCAGACAATGAAGCTGCAATCCAGTTCCATTTGGGCTTCCAAAATGGCATGGTATGTCACCATCTTTATGGGCCTGCAATCGTTTTTATTTTACAGCAGCATCGCTTGGTTTCCTGAAATTCTCCGTTCACACGGGATTGATACGGCAACAGCCGGATGGATGGTATCACTCATGCAATTTGCGAGTCTGCCTTCCACTTTTCTGACGCCAGTTTTAGCTGACCGTGTGAAACAGCAGCGCGGTATCGTTGCGGCGCTGGCCTCAGTTTATCTGATCGGCCTTTGCGGATTATTAGCGGGCGGAAGCCATACATTGCTTGCCATCTGGATGATCATTATCGGTATCGGACAAGGCTCCAGCATTAGTCTGGCCCTTACTTTGATTGGTCTCCGCAGTGAAAATGCCCAACAGGCCGCTGCGCTGTCAGGCATGTCTCAGTCATTCGGCTACCTGCTGGCAGCAGTCGGGCCAATCTTTGTCGGCTATCTCTTTGACCAGACGCATTCTTGGACGATGCCGATTGTGCTTCTCATTGCTGCCCTGATCGTAATGGGAGCAGCCGGACAGGGAGCCGGACGAGATCGATACATTTTCCAGTCAGAAAAACAAAGAAATTCAGCATAA
- the cotF gene encoding spore coat protein (Evidence 1a: Function from experimental evidences in the studied strain; PubMedId: 1708381, 19933362, 23335421; Product type s: structure): MDERRTLAWHETLEMHELVAFQSNGLIKLKKMIREVKDPQLRQLYNVSIQGVEQNLRELLPFFPQAPHREDEEEERADNPFYSGDLLGFAKTSVRSYAIAITETATPQLRNVLVKQLNAAIQLHAQVYRYMYQHGYYPSYNLSELLKNDVRNANRAISMK; the protein is encoded by the coding sequence ATGGATGAACGCAGAACATTGGCTTGGCATGAAACATTAGAAATGCACGAGCTGGTTGCTTTTCAATCAAACGGACTCATTAAACTGAAGAAAATGATAAGAGAAGTAAAAGACCCTCAGCTCAGACAGCTTTATAACGTGTCTATTCAGGGTGTTGAGCAAAATTTGAGAGAGCTTCTTCCGTTCTTTCCACAGGCTCCGCACAGAGAGGATGAGGAAGAAGAACGCGCAGATAACCCATTTTACAGCGGTGACCTGCTCGGTTTTGCCAAAACATCTGTCCGCAGCTATGCCATCGCAATTACAGAAACAGCAACACCTCAATTAAGAAACGTACTGGTCAAACAGCTGAATGCTGCCATCCAGCTGCACGCCCAAGTTTATCGATACATGTATCAGCATGGATATTATCCGTCTTACAACCTTTCTGAACTGTTGAAAAACGATGTCAGAAACGCCAACAGAGCCATTTCAATGAAATAA
- the yybP gene encoding putative manganese-binding lipoprotein (Evidence 3: Putative function from multiple computational evidences; PubMedId: 15096624, 25794618, 25794619; Product type t: transporter), translated as MKIILTVLAGVGLLSAGGCGMLDQVNDGLNYTSEAAGYVEKVKTFAEEAPELAEKAVNDTEAKEKLEAQLESIQKAAADFNELTPPDAAAEIHRTIQEHNETLQKSAEDVLKQAEEGKVSLKELEQSDLVQNAKQITDVMGQIEKLGE; from the coding sequence ATGAAGATCATTTTGACAGTACTTGCCGGAGTGGGACTTTTGAGTGCAGGCGGATGCGGCATGCTTGATCAGGTGAACGACGGATTGAACTATACGAGTGAAGCAGCTGGTTATGTGGAGAAGGTGAAGACATTTGCAGAGGAAGCGCCTGAATTGGCTGAGAAAGCTGTAAATGACACCGAGGCGAAAGAAAAACTTGAAGCGCAGCTTGAGTCGATTCAGAAGGCTGCCGCTGATTTTAATGAATTAACGCCGCCTGATGCCGCAGCGGAGATTCATCGAACCATTCAGGAGCATAACGAAACCTTGCAGAAAAGCGCTGAAGATGTGTTGAAACAAGCCGAGGAAGGCAAGGTATCGCTTAAAGAATTGGAGCAGTCAGACCTGGTCCAAAACGCAAAGCAAATTACTGATGTGATGGGACAAATTGAGAAGCTGGGTGAATAA
- the rplI gene encoding ribosomal protein L9 (Evidence 1a: Function from experimental evidences in the studied strain; PubMedId: 9000630, 9588797, 11399077, 12682299, 14586115, 23002217; Product type f : factor), producing the protein MKVIFLQDVKGKGKKGEVKNVADGYAHNFLIKKGLAVEANASNISALNGQKQKEKKEAIAELEQAKSLKETLEKLTVELSAKSGEGGRLFGSVTSKQITEQLQKDHNIKVDKRKLELPDGIRALGYTNVPVKLHPEVQAVLKVHVKEEA; encoded by the coding sequence ATGAAGGTTATTTTCTTACAAGATGTAAAAGGAAAAGGAAAAAAAGGCGAAGTCAAAAACGTAGCAGACGGTTATGCGCATAACTTTCTAATTAAAAAAGGCCTCGCGGTTGAAGCGAACGCGTCAAACATCAGCGCGTTAAACGGACAAAAGCAGAAAGAGAAAAAAGAAGCCATTGCTGAGCTTGAGCAGGCTAAGAGCTTGAAAGAGACATTAGAAAAACTGACTGTTGAGCTTAGCGCAAAATCAGGTGAGGGCGGCCGTTTATTTGGTTCAGTGACAAGCAAGCAAATCACTGAACAGCTCCAAAAAGACCATAACATTAAAGTAGATAAGCGGAAGCTTGAACTGCCGGACGGCATTCGTGCATTAGGATATACAAACGTGCCTGTGAAGCTGCATCCTGAAGTGCAGGCTGTGTTAAAGGTACATGTAAAAGAAGAAGCTTAA
- the hypR gene encoding transcriptional regulator (Cys-activated by oxidative stress) (Evidence 1a: Function from experimental evidences in the studied strain; PubMedId: 22238377; Product type r: regulator) encodes MSEKKNIYPNKEGCPVEFTLDVIGGKWKGILFYHMIDGKKRFNEFRRICPSITQRMLTLQLRELEADGIVHREVYHQVPPKVEYSLTEFGRTLEPIVLQMKEWGESNRDVLESYRSNGLVKDQQK; translated from the coding sequence ATGAGTGAAAAAAAGAATATATACCCGAACAAAGAAGGCTGTCCAGTTGAATTCACTCTAGATGTCATTGGCGGAAAGTGGAAAGGAATTCTTTTTTATCACATGATAGATGGCAAGAAACGATTTAATGAGTTTCGGCGAATCTGCCCGAGTATTACTCAAAGAATGCTTACTCTCCAGCTGAGGGAGCTGGAAGCGGACGGCATCGTGCACCGTGAGGTTTATCACCAGGTGCCGCCCAAGGTAGAGTACTCTCTGACGGAATTTGGGCGCACGCTTGAACCGATTGTTTTGCAAATGAAAGAATGGGGAGAATCCAACAGAGACGTGCTGGAATCTTATCGTTCGAACGGCTTAGTGAAGGATCAGCAGAAATAG
- the yyzH gene encoding hypothetical protein (Evidence 5: Unknown function), giving the protein MWDMIKNFFLFSSGVLQATTLLLVILIFMYVRKTKKKNKESSGFMDDKH; this is encoded by the coding sequence ATGTGGGACATGATAAAGAACTTTTTCTTGTTTAGCAGCGGCGTTCTGCAAGCAACAACCCTTTTACTGGTGATCTTAATTTTTATGTATGTCAGAAAAACGAAAAAGAAAAACAAGGAATCTTCTGGCTTTATGGATGATAAACATTAA
- the ppaC gene encoding inorganic pyrophosphatase (Mn2+-dependent) (Evidence 1a: Function from experimental evidences in the studied strain; PubMedId: 9782505, 12682299, 15044829, 17611193, 9782505, 21749987, 22938038; Product type e: enzyme) — MEKILIFGHQNPDTDTICSAIAYADLKNKLGFNAEPVRLGQVNGETQYALDYFKQESPRLVETAANEVNGVILVDHNERQQSIKDIEEVQVLEVIDHHRIANFETAEPLYYRAEPVGCTATILNKMYKENNVKIEKEIAGLMLSAIISDSLLFKSPTCTDQDVAAAKELAEIAGVDAEEYGLNMLKAGADLSKKTVEELISLDAKEFTLGSKKVEIAQVNTVDIEDVKKRQAELEAVISKVVAEKNLDLFLLVITDILENDSLALAIGNEAAKVEKAFNVTLENNTALLKGVVSRKKQVVPVLTDAMAE; from the coding sequence ATGGAAAAGATACTTATTTTCGGACACCAAAACCCAGATACAGATACGATTTGTTCTGCGATTGCTTATGCTGATTTGAAAAACAAACTCGGCTTCAATGCTGAGCCTGTCCGCCTCGGACAAGTCAACGGCGAAACACAATACGCGCTTGACTATTTCAAACAAGAAAGCCCGCGTCTTGTTGAAACAGCTGCAAACGAAGTAAACGGCGTTATCCTGGTTGACCATAACGAACGCCAGCAAAGCATCAAAGACATTGAAGAGGTTCAGGTTTTAGAGGTTATCGACCATCACCGCATCGCTAACTTTGAAACAGCTGAGCCGCTTTACTATCGTGCTGAGCCTGTAGGCTGTACGGCTACCATCTTAAACAAAATGTACAAAGAGAATAACGTGAAAATCGAGAAAGAAATTGCCGGCCTTATGCTGTCTGCGATCATTTCTGATTCCCTGTTATTTAAATCTCCAACTTGCACGGACCAAGACGTAGCAGCAGCAAAAGAGCTTGCGGAGATCGCTGGAGTAGATGCTGAAGAATACGGCTTGAACATGTTGAAAGCAGGCGCTGATCTAAGCAAAAAAACAGTGGAAGAGCTCATTTCTCTTGATGCGAAAGAATTTACACTCGGCAGCAAGAAAGTCGAAATCGCACAAGTAAACACAGTGGACATTGAAGATGTAAAAAAACGCCAAGCTGAATTAGAAGCTGTGATCTCAAAAGTTGTGGCTGAGAAGAATCTTGATCTGTTCCTTCTCGTTATCACAGATATCTTAGAAAATGATTCACTTGCTCTTGCAATCGGTAACGAAGCAGCGAAAGTGGAAAAAGCGTTCAACGTTACATTAGAAAACAACACAGCCCTCTTAAAAGGCGTTGTTTCCCGTAAAAAACAAGTCGTTCCTGTCTTAACAGACGCAATGGCTGAATAA